Proteins encoded by one window of Actinocorallia herbida:
- the ureG gene encoding urease accessory protein UreG, producing the protein MGGYHGPDQHHAAPKAGRPMRLGIGGPVGSGKTALTAALCKVLKDELNLAVVTNDIYTTEDADFLRRNAVLDDARIMAVRTGCCPHTAIRDDISANLDAVEDLEERHENLELVIVESGGDNLTATFSQGLVDKQIFVLDVSGGDKVPRKGGPGVTTSDLLVINKTDLAPLVGADLGVMDRDSAQVREGRPVVFSSIREEPDVPKIADWVRTHVHEFLHH; encoded by the coding sequence ATGGGCGGATACCACGGCCCGGACCAGCACCACGCCGCGCCGAAGGCCGGCCGCCCGATGCGGCTCGGCATCGGCGGCCCCGTCGGCAGCGGCAAGACCGCCCTGACGGCCGCGCTGTGCAAGGTGCTCAAGGACGAGCTGAACCTCGCCGTCGTCACCAACGACATCTACACCACCGAGGACGCCGACTTCCTCCGCCGCAACGCGGTCCTGGACGACGCGCGCATCATGGCCGTGCGGACCGGATGCTGCCCGCACACCGCGATCCGCGACGACATCTCGGCCAACCTCGACGCGGTCGAGGACCTGGAGGAGCGGCACGAGAACCTCGAGCTGGTCATCGTGGAGAGCGGCGGCGACAACCTCACCGCCACGTTCAGCCAGGGCCTCGTCGACAAGCAGATCTTCGTGCTCGACGTGTCCGGCGGCGACAAGGTCCCCCGCAAGGGCGGTCCGGGCGTCACCACGAGCGACCTCCTCGTCATCAACAAGACCGACCTGGCCCCCCTCGTCGGCGCCGACCTCGGCGTCATGGATCGCGACTCCGCCCAGGTCCGCGAGGGCCGCCCCGTCGTCTTCAGCTCCATCCGGGAGGAACCGGACGTGCCGAAGATCGCCGACTGGGTCCGCACCCACGTCCACGAGTTCCTGCACCACTGA
- a CDS encoding helix-turn-helix domain-containing protein: protein MHTVAVTVADGMLHFELAVAFEVFGTPPTGMADPWYRLVGCGTGAVRAGRFRLEPDHGFDRLPSADTVIVPAWADIDADPPRDLVAAVRAAHRAGARVAALCTGAFVLAAAGLLDGRRATTHWAHTEALATRFPRVEVDPDVLYVDDGSVLTSAGKAAAMDLCLHLVRLDHGSAVANAVARRLVVPPHRAGGQAQFVTSPVPARDDHPLAELLPWAIERLDHPLTVADLARRAAMSPRNLGRHFRSATGTTPLQWLLTQRIRRAQELLETTGDSVEAIAAATGMGTGTTLRRHFNRTVGVPPDAYRRTFRTAPTLGPLGGER, encoded by the coding sequence ATGCACACGGTCGCGGTCACCGTCGCCGACGGGATGCTGCACTTCGAACTCGCGGTGGCCTTCGAGGTGTTCGGCACCCCGCCTACCGGCATGGCCGACCCCTGGTACCGGCTCGTCGGCTGCGGCACGGGCGCCGTCCGGGCGGGCAGGTTCCGGCTGGAGCCCGACCACGGATTCGACCGGCTGCCGAGCGCCGACACGGTGATCGTCCCGGCGTGGGCCGACATCGACGCGGACCCGCCCCGCGACCTCGTCGCCGCGGTGCGCGCGGCGCACCGGGCGGGCGCGCGCGTGGCGGCACTGTGCACCGGCGCGTTCGTGCTGGCCGCAGCGGGCCTGCTCGACGGCCGGCGTGCGACCACGCACTGGGCGCACACCGAGGCGCTGGCCACCCGCTTTCCCCGGGTGGAGGTCGATCCGGACGTGCTCTACGTGGACGACGGCAGCGTGCTCACCTCCGCGGGCAAGGCCGCCGCGATGGACCTGTGCCTGCACCTCGTCCGCCTCGACCACGGTTCCGCGGTCGCGAACGCGGTCGCGCGCCGCCTGGTCGTGCCGCCGCACCGGGCGGGCGGCCAGGCCCAGTTCGTCACCTCGCCGGTGCCCGCGCGGGACGACCACCCGCTCGCGGAGCTGCTCCCGTGGGCGATCGAACGGCTGGACCACCCGCTGACCGTGGCGGACCTGGCCCGCAGGGCCGCCATGAGCCCGCGCAACCTGGGCCGCCACTTCAGGTCGGCGACCGGCACCACCCCGCTGCAATGGCTGCTGACCCAGCGGATCCGCCGCGCCCAGGAACTGCTGGAGACGACCGGCGACAGCGTCGAGGCGATCGCGGCGGCCACCGGCATGGGCACCGGCACGACCCTGCGCCGGCACTTCAACCGCACGGTCGGCGTCCCACCTGACGCCTACCGCCGCACTTTCCGCACCGCGCCCACCCTCGGGCCGCTGGGCGGAGAGCGCTGA
- a CDS encoding saccharopine dehydrogenase NADP-binding domain-containing protein — MGSGQRVAVFGAYGHTGRFVVAELRERGFVPVLSGRDAGKLAALAADFPGLEVRAASVDDAAALDRALAGTAAVINCAGPFAATAAPVIGAALRAGVPYVDVAAEIEANADTFRHFAERARAAGAVVVPAMAFFGGLGDLLATAAMGDWTAADEVRVAYGLSGWHPTAGTRAAGAVSRERRDGRRVRFTGGELTYHDDAPPSSKWAFPEPMGVRPVIGEFSMADVVTIPSHLAVPEVRSYMTAEAVRDLSAPDTPEPTAADGRGRSEQTFLVDVVVRSGGAERRATAGGRDIYAVSAPLAVEAVHRVLTGRTRTTGVASAGAIFDAADFLRALSAHLSFALLD; from the coding sequence GTGGGATCGGGGCAGAGGGTCGCGGTGTTCGGGGCGTACGGGCATACCGGGCGGTTCGTGGTGGCGGAGCTGCGGGAGCGCGGGTTCGTGCCGGTGCTCTCCGGGCGGGACGCCGGGAAGCTCGCGGCGCTGGCGGCGGACTTTCCGGGGCTGGAGGTCCGGGCCGCGTCCGTGGACGACGCGGCGGCGCTCGACCGGGCACTGGCCGGCACGGCGGCGGTGATCAACTGCGCCGGGCCCTTCGCCGCGACGGCCGCGCCGGTGATCGGGGCGGCGCTGCGCGCGGGCGTCCCGTACGTGGACGTGGCCGCCGAGATCGAGGCGAACGCCGACACGTTCCGGCATTTCGCCGAGCGCGCCCGTGCGGCCGGGGCCGTCGTCGTCCCCGCGATGGCCTTCTTCGGCGGTCTCGGCGACCTGCTGGCCACCGCCGCGATGGGCGACTGGACGGCCGCCGACGAGGTGCGCGTCGCCTACGGGCTGAGCGGCTGGCACCCCACCGCGGGGACGCGCGCCGCGGGCGCGGTCTCCCGGGAGCGGCGGGACGGCCGGCGGGTCCGTTTCACCGGCGGCGAATTGACGTACCACGACGACGCGCCGCCGTCCTCGAAGTGGGCGTTCCCCGAGCCGATGGGCGTCCGGCCCGTCATCGGGGAGTTCAGCATGGCCGACGTCGTCACGATCCCCAGCCACCTCGCGGTCCCCGAGGTGCGCTCGTACATGACGGCCGAGGCGGTCCGGGACCTGTCCGCGCCGGACACCCCGGAGCCGACGGCGGCCGACGGGCGGGGGCGCTCGGAGCAGACGTTCCTCGTCGACGTCGTCGTGCGGTCCGGCGGCGCGGAGCGGCGTGCCACGGCGGGCGGCCGGGACATCTACGCGGTCAGCGCGCCGCTCGCGGTGGAGGCCGTCCACCGCGTTCTCACCGGCCGGACCAGGACGACCGGGGTCGCCTCCGCCGGGGCGATCTTCGACGCGGCCGACTTCCTCCGCGCCCTGTCCGCGCACCTGTCGTTCGCGCTGCTCGACTAG
- a CDS encoding WD40 repeat domain-containing serine/threonine protein kinase, whose amino-acid sequence MAIGVGEVVGGRYRLGAELGRGGMGVVWKAWDEVLGRDVAVKQLLAPEGPRRDVWLRRVEREARAAALLDHHPGIVTVHDLVVDGEGMPWIVMEFVIGRSLADVCAAEGPMEPERAARIGLAVLSALEAAHAAGVVHRDVKPANILLLADGRAVLTDFGIAAIEGDEALTQTGAHLGTPSYMSPEQVAAGDVTAASDLWSLGATLYHLVEGHPPFNAAAVSALFLAIAYGEPTPPRRAGRLDPVLRELLTKNTAARPTAPRVRALLEGTTFAEPLGEATLPGAPRRVSRRGLLLGAGALAIAAPGAYFASALLPDRKPDRAGAAPSKAADPGALDFQPILNFKQVKGNGTFALSPDGGTLAVESGGWLELWNLETRKAARGPHLEGSLLSIAFSPDGGTLAYGTDSGLLGFWDVAAGQESPNDPPRLDQIVESMRFTPDGLLTALIDMTSAVPGAAPVQLWDPASGTSTAVAPNTTKDFAHRLAVSQDQKTAAIGYAGGQLVVWSLTAGRRLWSLPKLKRPADALALSPDGRWLAAGGQHSGVRLFDLKTGKRVKTFTGFTGIPTALAFSPDGATLAGGTWLGSDENVADEPRAEPIRLWHVADRSLIGSLSGHAYGAQTLSFHPTLPVLASGSVDDTVRLWNTETREQLDSLEEHKEDVLTVAFSADGRTLVSADVTEVIAWRTT is encoded by the coding sequence GTGGCTATCGGTGTGGGGGAAGTCGTCGGCGGGCGGTACCGGCTGGGAGCCGAGCTCGGACGGGGCGGCATGGGCGTCGTTTGGAAGGCGTGGGACGAGGTTCTCGGGCGGGACGTCGCCGTCAAGCAGCTGCTCGCGCCCGAGGGGCCGCGCCGGGACGTGTGGCTGCGGCGGGTCGAGCGGGAGGCACGGGCGGCCGCGCTGCTCGACCACCATCCGGGCATCGTCACCGTGCACGACCTGGTCGTCGACGGCGAGGGCATGCCGTGGATCGTCATGGAGTTCGTCATCGGGCGCTCGCTGGCCGACGTGTGCGCGGCCGAGGGGCCGATGGAGCCGGAACGGGCCGCGCGGATCGGGCTCGCCGTGCTGTCGGCGCTGGAGGCCGCGCACGCCGCCGGGGTCGTGCACCGGGACGTCAAGCCCGCCAACATCCTGCTGCTCGCCGACGGCCGGGCCGTCCTCACCGACTTCGGCATCGCCGCCATCGAGGGCGACGAGGCCCTCACCCAGACCGGCGCCCACCTCGGCACCCCGTCGTACATGTCGCCCGAGCAGGTCGCGGCCGGGGACGTCACCGCGGCCAGCGACCTGTGGTCCCTGGGCGCGACCCTTTACCACCTCGTCGAGGGCCACCCGCCCTTCAACGCCGCGGCCGTCAGCGCCCTCTTCCTCGCGATCGCCTACGGCGAGCCGACCCCGCCCCGGCGCGCGGGCCGCCTCGACCCCGTACTGCGCGAACTCCTCACCAAGAACACCGCCGCACGGCCGACCGCACCCCGGGTCCGCGCCCTGCTCGAAGGCACGACCTTCGCGGAACCTCTCGGCGAGGCGACGCTCCCCGGCGCACCGCGCCGGGTCTCCCGCCGCGGCCTGCTCCTCGGCGCGGGCGCCCTCGCGATCGCCGCGCCAGGCGCGTACTTCGCCTCGGCCCTGCTCCCCGACCGGAAGCCCGACCGCGCCGGAGCCGCCCCGAGCAAGGCCGCCGATCCGGGCGCGCTCGATTTCCAGCCGATCCTGAACTTCAAGCAGGTCAAGGGCAACGGGACCTTCGCGCTCTCACCCGACGGCGGCACCCTCGCCGTCGAGAGCGGCGGGTGGCTCGAGCTGTGGAATCTCGAAACCCGGAAGGCGGCGCGGGGACCGCATCTGGAAGGCTCCCTGCTCTCCATCGCCTTCAGCCCCGACGGCGGGACCCTCGCCTACGGCACCGACAGCGGACTGCTCGGCTTCTGGGACGTGGCGGCCGGGCAGGAATCGCCGAACGACCCTCCACGGCTGGACCAGATCGTGGAGAGCATGCGGTTCACCCCCGATGGCCTGCTGACCGCGCTCATCGATATGACGAGCGCGGTACCGGGCGCCGCCCCCGTCCAGCTCTGGGACCCCGCCTCGGGGACGTCCACCGCCGTCGCGCCGAACACCACAAAGGACTTCGCCCACCGGCTCGCCGTCAGCCAGGACCAGAAGACGGCCGCGATCGGCTACGCGGGCGGCCAACTGGTGGTGTGGTCTCTGACGGCGGGCAGAAGGCTGTGGTCCCTGCCGAAACTGAAGCGCCCCGCGGACGCCCTGGCCCTCAGCCCGGACGGCAGGTGGCTGGCCGCCGGCGGCCAGCACAGTGGCGTCCGCCTCTTCGACCTGAAGACGGGCAAGCGCGTGAAGACCTTCACCGGCTTCACCGGCATCCCGACGGCACTGGCGTTCAGCCCCGACGGGGCGACGCTCGCGGGCGGCACCTGGCTCGGCAGCGACGAGAACGTCGCGGACGAGCCCCGCGCCGAACCGATCCGCCTGTGGCACGTCGCCGACCGCTCCCTCATCGGCTCCCTCTCCGGCCACGCCTACGGCGCCCAGACCCTCTCCTTCCACCCCACCCTCCCCGTCCTGGCCTCGGGATCGGTCGACGACACCGTCCGCCTCTGGAACACCGAGACCCGAGAACAACTCGACTCCCTGGAGGAACACAAGGAGGACGTCCTCACCGTCGCCTTCTCCGCCGACGGCCGCACCCTGGTCTCCGCCGACGTCACCGAGGTCATCGCCTGGCGAACGACCTGA
- a CDS encoding urease accessory protein UreD: protein MGRGYVAHAAVTAELGPHGRTRLTRLRSDGPIALRETPDGVYLVGAAAGPLGGDRLRLDIEVGAGASLRIRSVATAMALPGDGESVYTIDAKVDGHLDFAPEPTVAVRGCLHRAVTNVELGPAATLRWLEELVLGRHNEEPGVHTSRIDITRAGRPVLRHELRADTTSRSRAILGASRAVGSLIRTEGAASHTEPGLAVLPLASGGTLANAHAPDSATLRRLLRTAESLPA, encoded by the coding sequence ATGGGACGCGGCTACGTCGCCCACGCCGCGGTGACCGCCGAACTCGGCCCGCACGGCCGGACCAGGCTCACCCGTCTCCGCTCGGACGGCCCGATCGCGCTCCGCGAGACCCCCGACGGCGTCTACCTGGTCGGCGCGGCCGCGGGCCCGCTCGGCGGCGACCGCCTCCGGCTGGACATCGAGGTCGGTGCGGGCGCTTCCCTCAGGATCCGCTCCGTCGCGACCGCCATGGCCCTGCCCGGCGACGGCGAATCCGTCTACACCATCGACGCCAAGGTCGACGGCCACCTCGACTTCGCCCCCGAGCCCACGGTCGCCGTCCGCGGCTGCCTGCACCGCGCCGTCACCAACGTCGAACTCGGCCCCGCCGCCACCCTCCGCTGGCTGGAGGAGCTGGTCCTGGGCCGCCACAACGAGGAACCCGGAGTGCACACCAGCCGCATCGACATCACCCGCGCCGGCCGCCCGGTCCTCCGCCACGAACTCCGCGCCGACACGACCTCCCGAAGCCGCGCGATCCTCGGCGCGTCCAGGGCCGTGGGCTCCCTCATCCGCACCGAGGGCGCGGCCTCCCACACCGAACCCGGCCTGGCCGTTCTCCCCCTCGCCTCCGGTGGCACCCTCGCCAACGCCCACGCCCCCGACTCCGCGACCCTCCGCCGCCTCCTCCGTACCGCCGAGTCCCTTCCCGCCTGA
- a CDS encoding helix-turn-helix domain-containing protein, producing MTEARRCGGCGVSLSRYNPEPVCGACARARRCSAEPWVFDTLEIREVLAGLDLAALVVTIREATGMSQQELAELVPGWTQTKVGRIERGERDSLFDVRELLGFADAIGMPREALLPLLLGEPSATEGVRGRMREAEADVDRRTFTRSTAVLSAGLVLPGAAVAPPARATGAHLRHLRAALDGLWAKDRMVGGGGLLHQAVALFVRCRAMLDDSDYSEQVGRGLLSLCAELGNCAGFLAFDAGDHQLARRLFSEAALMAESSDDGMVTAQVYASMALHSIHLCRKTHERGHAREALRLLDRAGTSARHVPSAKLHALIEVRRAPAAALLGDTDRAVRSIGKARDELERDTHYAEPECLGFVTHAEITGFEAGAFRDLGKVGPAVRCYEHVLADPTLHDRNRANYVAGLADVLHEAGDTGSAHDFALTVLPALEGGISSKRTLDRLANLRAATTDEELAARFDALSVAFRTG from the coding sequence ATGACCGAGGCCAGGCGGTGCGGCGGGTGCGGAGTCTCCCTGTCGCGCTACAACCCGGAGCCGGTGTGCGGAGCGTGCGCGCGGGCACGGCGGTGCTCGGCGGAGCCCTGGGTCTTCGACACCCTGGAGATCCGCGAGGTACTGGCCGGCCTCGATCTCGCCGCGTTGGTGGTGACGATCCGGGAAGCAACGGGTATGAGTCAGCAGGAACTCGCCGAACTCGTGCCCGGATGGACGCAGACCAAGGTCGGACGGATCGAACGCGGAGAGCGTGACAGCCTGTTCGACGTGCGCGAGCTTCTCGGGTTCGCCGACGCGATCGGGATGCCCCGGGAAGCGCTTCTTCCGCTCCTGCTCGGTGAACCTTCCGCGACCGAGGGGGTACGCGGACGAATGCGGGAGGCGGAGGCCGACGTGGACCGGCGAACTTTCACCAGGAGCACGGCGGTGCTTTCCGCCGGGCTGGTACTCCCGGGCGCGGCGGTCGCCCCACCGGCGCGCGCCACCGGCGCGCATCTGCGCCACCTCAGAGCAGCGCTCGACGGCCTCTGGGCGAAGGACCGGATGGTCGGCGGAGGAGGGCTGCTGCACCAGGCCGTCGCACTCTTCGTACGGTGCCGCGCGATGCTCGATGACAGCGACTATTCCGAGCAGGTCGGTCGCGGACTGCTCTCACTCTGCGCGGAACTCGGGAACTGCGCGGGCTTCCTCGCCTTCGATGCGGGCGACCACCAATTGGCGCGCCGATTGTTCAGCGAGGCCGCTCTCATGGCCGAGAGCTCCGATGACGGGATGGTCACCGCGCAGGTCTATGCCTCGATGGCGCTTCACTCCATCCACCTCTGTCGCAAGACTCACGAGCGTGGTCACGCACGAGAAGCACTCCGTCTCCTCGACCGTGCCGGAACCTCCGCCCGCCATGTGCCGTCCGCGAAACTGCACGCCCTGATCGAGGTGCGCAGGGCACCGGCTGCGGCGCTCCTCGGCGATACAGACCGGGCAGTGAGGTCGATCGGGAAGGCACGCGACGAACTCGAACGCGACACCCACTACGCCGAACCGGAATGCCTTGGGTTCGTGACGCACGCAGAGATCACCGGCTTCGAGGCCGGTGCGTTCCGGGACCTTGGCAAGGTCGGTCCAGCGGTGCGGTGCTACGAGCATGTCCTTGCGGACCCGACGCTCCATGACCGGAATCGAGCCAACTATGTGGCCGGGCTCGCGGACGTGCTGCATGAAGCCGGGGATACGGGCTCCGCCCACGATTTCGCGCTCACGGTACTGCCCGCGCTGGAGGGAGGGATCTCCTCGAAAAGAACGCTGGACCGACTCGCGAACCTGCGCGCCGCGACCACCGACGAGGAACTCGCCGCCCGGTTCGACGCCCTTTCCGTAGCCTTCCGCACTGGGTAA
- a CDS encoding urease accessory protein UreF: MRAHLLMLADSRLPAGGHAHSGGLEPAVTARAVASVPDLADFLHGRLWTAGLVAAALAAAARAHAPAATDWAGLDAEADARTPSPAQRTASRAQGKSLLRAARATWPSPVLDGLRVPVAGGMPRAAHHPIVLGAAAHVIGCTALDAASVAAYGAVTGPASAAVRLLGLDPLSVQRALAELAGEVDEVAEEAATYAEKDWAELPAVSAPALDLWAEEHLRAHLRLFES, encoded by the coding sequence ATGCGCGCGCACCTGCTGATGCTGGCCGACTCCCGGCTGCCCGCCGGGGGTCACGCCCACTCGGGCGGCCTGGAGCCCGCGGTCACGGCGCGGGCCGTCGCGTCCGTGCCGGACCTCGCGGACTTCCTGCACGGCAGGTTGTGGACGGCGGGCCTCGTCGCGGCGGCGCTCGCCGCCGCCGCGCGGGCGCACGCGCCGGCCGCGACGGACTGGGCGGGACTGGACGCCGAGGCGGACGCGCGTACGCCGTCGCCTGCGCAGCGGACGGCTTCCCGGGCGCAGGGCAAGTCGTTGCTTCGGGCGGCGCGGGCCACCTGGCCTTCGCCGGTGCTGGACGGGCTGCGCGTGCCCGTCGCCGGAGGGATGCCGCGGGCGGCGCACCACCCGATCGTGCTCGGCGCCGCCGCGCACGTCATCGGCTGCACGGCACTGGACGCCGCGTCCGTCGCCGCCTACGGCGCGGTGACGGGCCCGGCGTCGGCCGCGGTCCGCCTGCTCGGCCTCGACCCCCTGTCCGTCCAGCGCGCGCTGGCCGAACTCGCGGGCGAGGTCGACGAAGTGGCCGAAGAGGCGGCCACGTACGCGGAGAAGGACTGGGCGGAACTGCCCGCGGTCTCCGCGCCCGCGCTCGACCTGTGGGCCGAAGAGCACCTGCGGGCCCACCTGCGGCTGTTCGAGTCTTAG
- a CDS encoding NAD(P)/FAD-dependent oxidoreductase, with protein MPETRSTHVIVGAGLAGAKAAETLRAEGFDGRIVLIGRENERPYERPPLSKEVLLGKKDDDSVYVHEAGWYAEHDVELREGVEAQALDLAERRVGLSDGSSVEYTRLLLAMGATPRRLRVPGANLEGVSTLRTRADSLALRARISGGGLRVAIVGGGWIGLEVAAAARTYGNEVTVLEAEATPLHVPLGPEVGALFADLHRAHGVEIRCGEGLFALRGEGSVDHVTTSLGHEIPADLVLMGVGAVPEDSLARAAGLKCENGVLVDSSLRTDDPDVYAAGDVASAYHPLYRRHLRVEHWANALNAGPAAARSMLGQDVTYDRVPYFFSDQYDLGMEFSGYATPGAYDKVVFRGDPASGEYIAFWLSQGAVVAAMNANIWDVTDPLQSLIRSGKKVEESRLTDPAVPLADL; from the coding sequence ATGCCGGAGACCAGGAGCACTCATGTGATCGTCGGCGCGGGCCTGGCGGGGGCCAAGGCCGCGGAGACGCTGCGCGCGGAGGGCTTTGACGGGCGGATCGTCCTGATCGGACGGGAGAACGAGCGCCCGTACGAGCGGCCTCCGCTGAGCAAGGAAGTCCTGCTGGGAAAGAAGGACGACGACTCGGTCTACGTCCACGAGGCCGGCTGGTACGCCGAGCACGACGTGGAGCTGCGGGAGGGCGTCGAGGCGCAGGCGCTCGACCTCGCGGAACGCCGGGTGGGCCTCTCTGACGGCTCGTCCGTGGAGTACACCAGGCTGCTGCTGGCCATGGGCGCGACCCCACGCCGCCTGCGGGTCCCCGGCGCGAACCTGGAGGGCGTCAGCACGCTGCGCACCAGGGCCGATTCGCTGGCGCTGCGCGCGCGGATCTCCGGGGGCGGCCTGCGCGTGGCCATCGTCGGCGGGGGCTGGATCGGCCTGGAGGTCGCGGCCGCGGCCCGCACCTACGGCAACGAGGTGACGGTGCTGGAGGCCGAGGCCACCCCGCTGCACGTCCCCCTCGGCCCCGAGGTCGGCGCCCTGTTCGCCGACCTGCACCGGGCGCACGGCGTCGAGATCCGCTGCGGCGAGGGCCTGTTCGCGCTGCGCGGCGAGGGCTCGGTCGACCATGTGACGACCTCGCTCGGCCACGAGATCCCGGCCGACCTCGTCCTCATGGGCGTCGGCGCGGTCCCGGAGGATTCCCTGGCCCGGGCGGCCGGCCTCAAGTGCGAGAACGGCGTCCTGGTCGACTCCTCCCTGCGCACCGACGACCCCGATGTCTACGCCGCCGGCGACGTCGCCTCCGCCTACCACCCCCTCTACCGCCGCCACCTCCGCGTCGAGCACTGGGCGAACGCCCTCAACGCCGGCCCCGCCGCCGCCCGGTCCATGCTGGGCCAGGACGTCACGTACGACCGGGTCCCCTACTTCTTCTCCGACCAGTACGACCTCGGCATGGAGTTCTCCGGCTACGCGACCCCCGGCGCCTACGACAAGGTCGTCTTCCGCGGCGACCCCGCCTCCGGCGAGTACATCGCCTTCTGGCTCTCCCAGGGAGCCGTGGTCGCCGCCATGAACGCCAACATCTGGGACGTCACCGATCCCCTCCAGTCCCTCATCCGCTCCGGGAAGAAGGTCGAAGAGTCCCGCCTCACCGACCCAGCGGTCCCCCTCGCCGACCTCTGA
- a CDS encoding GNAT family N-acetyltransferase has translation MSSDFPLEFRRFDVIGARELRETVRLIHDDAYAEAMEIGGEFSSTEAFMTRFDAYVSRSDSRFELVVGYVGGEPVGQTWGWPLGPASLWWDGLLDEVESGFKDEDGTRTFALSEIMVRRAWTGRGIAHTLHDELLRGRTERRATLLVDPANPTDAYAAYLKWGWHKVSRLRPSWPSAPTYDVLMLDLPLRTSRAS, from the coding sequence ATGAGCAGCGACTTTCCGCTTGAGTTCCGGCGCTTCGACGTGATCGGTGCCCGGGAGCTTCGGGAGACCGTGCGTCTCATCCATGACGACGCCTACGCCGAGGCGATGGAGATCGGCGGGGAGTTCTCCTCGACCGAGGCATTCATGACGCGATTCGATGCCTACGTGTCGCGTTCTGACAGTCGTTTTGAGCTGGTCGTCGGATATGTGGGCGGGGAGCCCGTGGGGCAGACCTGGGGCTGGCCCCTGGGACCGGCTTCGCTCTGGTGGGACGGGCTGCTGGACGAGGTGGAGTCCGGATTCAAGGACGAGGACGGGACGCGCACTTTCGCGTTGAGCGAGATCATGGTGAGGCGGGCCTGGACGGGCCGGGGCATCGCGCACACCCTGCATGACGAACTCCTGCGCGGGCGGACCGAGCGTCGGGCAACGCTCCTGGTGGATCCCGCCAACCCGACGGACGCCTACGCCGCCTACCTGAAGTGGGGCTGGCACAAGGTGTCGCGCCTCCGGCCCTCCTGGCCCTCCGCACCCACCTACGACGTCCTCATGCTCGACCTCCCGCTCAGGACGTCCCGCGCCTCGTAA